In Actinomycetota bacterium, a genomic segment contains:
- a CDS encoding cofactor-independent phosphoglycerate mutase produces the protein MKYLVLIPDGSADDPRQELGGLTPLQAARTPNFDRLAREGLVGLSRTIPDGFAPGSDVANLCVLGYDPHLYYTGRAPLEAASLGIVLHDGDVAFRCNLVHVEEGIMKDFSAGHIDTEAATEIISFLQENLGSGGATFYPGLSYRHIMVSRGKALEAQCTPPHDISGKPYEAHLPSGNGGSWLRGLMEVSARLLADHPVNLKRISEAKAPANMIWLWGQGTAPRMPTLEERFGLTGSVISAVDLVKGLGKNAGLKVVEVPGATGWLDTDYEAKARYALKELESRDFVYVHVEAPDEASHSGNSAAKVEAIERFDSLLLGTLLEGLAEYPEFRILIMPDHATPLAIKTHNMEPVPFLVFDPSRRGDRDQGFNEASAAASQLRFENGWELMEWFLSDPAADPEYKKTAET, from the coding sequence ATGAAGTATCTGGTGTTGATTCCCGACGGTTCCGCAGACGATCCCCGACAGGAACTGGGAGGGCTTACTCCCCTCCAGGCTGCCAGGACACCCAACTTCGACCGGCTGGCCCGGGAAGGCCTTGTCGGCCTCTCGAGAACGATCCCGGATGGTTTCGCTCCCGGCAGCGATGTCGCCAACCTCTGTGTCCTGGGATATGATCCTCATCTTTATTACACCGGCAGGGCTCCCCTCGAAGCCGCCAGCCTCGGAATCGTTCTTCATGATGGCGATGTAGCATTCCGCTGTAACCTTGTCCATGTGGAGGAAGGCATCATGAAGGATTTCTCCGCTGGACATATCGATACAGAGGCAGCGACCGAGATCATCTCATTCCTTCAGGAAAACCTCGGCTCTGGCGGCGCCACTTTTTACCCGGGCCTCAGCTACCGTCATATAATGGTTTCCCGCGGAAAAGCACTTGAAGCACAATGTACGCCTCCTCACGATATCAGCGGCAAACCTTACGAAGCACATCTGCCATCCGGGAACGGGGGCAGCTGGCTGCGCGGGCTGATGGAGGTCTCGGCCAGGCTGCTTGCTGACCATCCCGTGAACCTGAAGCGCATCTCTGAAGCGAAGGCTCCAGCGAACATGATCTGGCTCTGGGGCCAGGGCACCGCACCCAGGATGCCGACTCTGGAGGAACGATTCGGCCTCACCGGGTCAGTGATCTCGGCGGTGGACCTGGTAAAAGGGCTCGGGAAAAATGCCGGTCTCAAGGTCGTCGAGGTCCCGGGCGCGACCGGCTGGCTCGATACCGACTACGAAGCCAAGGCTCGCTACGCACTGAAAGAGCTTGAATCACGGGATTTCGTCTATGTTCATGTAGAGGCGCCGGACGAAGCTTCTCACTCGGGGAACTCAGCCGCGAAGGTCGAGGCCATCGAGCGTTTCGATTCGCTGCTGCTCGGGACGCTCCTTGAGGGGCTGGCTGAATACCCGGAATTCCGCATTCTGATAATGCCCGACCACGCCACGCCACTGGCGATCAAGACCCATAACATGGAACCGGTGCCGTTCCTTGTCTTCGATCCTTCGCGGCGGGGCGATAGAGACCAGGGTTTCAACGAAGCATCTGCGGCTGCGAGCCAGCTACGCTTTGAGAACGGCTGGGAACTCATGGAGTGGTTTTTGAGTGATCCGGCGGCCGATCCCGAATATAAGAAAACGGCGGAGACTTAA
- a CDS encoding PAS domain S-box protein: MVYEPNAPKRARQKSLRVLRDLIFVFIVFAIAFALISILDLHGSFEAASLELKDSPFQYDELIVALAILAAALSVFAMRRWRELETEIVERVQIEQALVDSEERYRTLAESAQDFIFIADRRGIIIYLNSYAAGKLGNTPEAFVGKNLDLVFPPEMAEVQQQELRKVFDGGEPLYVENMATLEGIEVWLSTSLVPIKDEKGDFDDVLGISRDITQRKLAEDALSRTKDGLELMVNERTSELENLNQRLKLELSEKKLAEERLQAVNRALRTTMAASQALTSAEGEHELLHEICKAVVEVGGYRFVWVGFAEQSGGKSVTPVASAGYEKGFLESVKVAWDDGSRYGRGPVGKAIRSGEPSVVRDVLIDDDYTPWRAEATERGYYSTVSLPLVGEGGKYGSLNIYASEPDAFDEEEVKLLGELAGDLSYGISALRTRGERDEQAIALRRSGEQLSLLLESLPIIFYTSKASDDFGVTYVSGNVSTFTGYKPEDLTADSSFWVDHVHPEDAPRAFEEIPKVFDRGFHEYEYRWRSADGSYKWFLDIMRLVRAPEGDEDYIVGMWLDITARKHGEEQLLKVKGQLEEEAEVKDSELVVTMAKLELVTAELDRRRRETAILNQMDELLQSCLLADEAYTAFSRFAGELTGKDSGSLYMLDQADGRYKVAAVWGHSPPPGKDFGADDCWSLRSGQVHLYAGVETGMKCRHETSEEPYLCVPVRVAGRSIGVLVLNFSREFELDRERISASTELATAMASRIGMVVYNLGWSFDGVSSDGEGGVSLEGIGE, from the coding sequence GTGGTTTATGAACCAAATGCTCCGAAACGGGCCCGCCAGAAAAGTCTCCGGGTCCTGCGTGACCTTATATTCGTCTTCATCGTTTTCGCAATCGCTTTCGCGCTTATATCGATTCTCGATCTTCACGGATCATTCGAAGCTGCTTCCCTGGAACTGAAAGACAGCCCTTTCCAGTATGACGAGCTGATAGTTGCACTTGCCATACTTGCTGCAGCTTTAAGCGTTTTCGCGATGCGTCGCTGGCGAGAGCTGGAAACAGAGATCGTCGAAAGGGTCCAGATCGAACAGGCGCTTGTGGATAGCGAAGAAAGATATCGCACCCTGGCCGAATCGGCACAGGACTTCATTTTCATTGCCGACCGCAGGGGCATCATCATCTATCTGAACAGTTACGCTGCCGGCAAGCTCGGAAATACTCCAGAGGCATTTGTCGGCAAAAACCTCGACCTGGTCTTCCCCCCGGAGATGGCGGAAGTCCAGCAGCAGGAACTGAGGAAGGTTTTTGACGGCGGCGAGCCACTGTATGTCGAGAACATGGCGACCCTTGAGGGCATCGAAGTCTGGTTGAGCACGTCGCTGGTACCTATCAAGGATGAGAAGGGTGACTTTGATGACGTGCTTGGCATCTCGCGCGATATAACCCAACGCAAGCTGGCAGAAGACGCTCTTTCCAGGACCAAGGATGGGCTGGAGCTAATGGTGAACGAGCGCACCAGTGAACTGGAAAACCTCAACCAGAGGCTCAAGCTGGAGCTGAGCGAGAAGAAACTGGCCGAAGAGCGTCTGCAGGCCGTGAACCGGGCGTTGAGGACCACGATGGCTGCCAGCCAGGCTCTCACCAGCGCCGAGGGGGAGCATGAGCTTCTGCATGAGATCTGTAAGGCTGTAGTCGAGGTGGGTGGCTACCGTTTTGTCTGGGTCGGCTTCGCTGAGCAGAGCGGCGGCAAGTCCGTCACGCCTGTAGCATCGGCTGGTTACGAAAAAGGGTTTCTCGAATCGGTCAAAGTGGCATGGGATGACGGCTCCAGATACGGAAGGGGACCAGTCGGCAAGGCGATCCGTTCCGGTGAGCCCAGTGTAGTCCGAGATGTGCTCATTGACGATGACTACACGCCCTGGCGGGCAGAAGCCACGGAGCGTGGCTATTATTCCACTGTATCGTTGCCGCTCGTGGGAGAAGGTGGCAAGTATGGCTCTCTCAACATCTATGCTTCGGAACCTGATGCTTTCGATGAGGAAGAGGTAAAGCTGCTTGGTGAGCTGGCAGGCGATCTGTCTTACGGCATCAGCGCCCTGAGAACGCGTGGCGAGCGTGACGAACAGGCAATTGCCTTGAGGAGGAGCGGCGAACAGCTGTCCCTGCTCCTCGAATCCCTTCCGATAATTTTTTATACGAGCAAGGCGAGCGATGATTTCGGGGTCACGTACGTGAGTGGGAATGTAAGTACTTTCACCGGCTATAAGCCGGAGGATCTTACGGCAGACTCTTCCTTCTGGGTCGATCACGTTCATCCGGAAGACGCACCGAGAGCTTTTGAGGAGATCCCCAAAGTCTTCGACCGTGGATTTCATGAATACGAGTACCGCTGGCGCAGCGCGGATGGGTCGTATAAATGGTTCCTGGATATCATGAGGCTCGTGAGGGCCCCCGAGGGAGACGAGGACTACATCGTCGGCATGTGGCTGGATATCACGGCACGCAAGCACGGGGAAGAGCAGCTGCTGAAGGTCAAGGGTCAGCTGGAGGAAGAGGCCGAGGTGAAGGATTCCGAGCTGGTGGTCACCATGGCAAAGCTCGAACTCGTGACCGCTGAACTCGATCGCCGCAGACGCGAGACAGCGATATTGAACCAGATGGACGAGCTGTTGCAGAGCTGCCTGCTGGCAGACGAGGCATATACGGCTTTTTCCCGGTTTGCCGGGGAATTGACTGGAAAGGATTCCGGTTCGCTCTATATGCTCGATCAGGCTGACGGACGGTACAAGGTCGCAGCTGTCTGGGGTCACTCTCCGCCACCGGGCAAGGACTTCGGTGCGGATGACTGCTGGTCTCTGAGGTCCGGGCAGGTCCATCTTTATGCGGGCGTTGAAACCGGGATGAAGTGCCGGCACGAGACTTCAGAAGAGCCGTATTTATGTGTGCCAGTCCGTGTGGCGGGGAGGTCGATCGGCGTGCTTGTCCTGAACTTCAGCCGCGAGTTCGAGCTCGACAGGGAGCGGATTTCTGCCAGCACCGAACTTGCAACGGCAATGGCATCACGCATCGGCATGGTGGTCTATAACCTGGGTTGGAGTTTTGATGGAGTGTCATCAGATGGCGAGGGCGGAGTTTCATTGGAGGGAATCGGGGAATGA
- a CDS encoding dihydroxy-acid dehydratase, translating into MRWGPEVDPLRIGCGWTPEDLEKPWLLIESSGGDSHPGSVHLPGLVDEVLKGSRAAGLAAGRYFCTDICDGIAQGTEAMSYSLASRELLAMAAEMHYKSGHFDGWVAVSGCDKAIPAHLIAAARIGAPVVFFPGGVMHTGPGDISVDRMGELYARLKRGEISQEEYRYHSLTAAPCAGACNFLGTAVTMQIMTEALGLALPGTACCPTTETGQAQMAQAAGAAAAEMIRKGVSARDIITTEAISNALKVHAAAGGSTNAMLHLSALARELGLSFPWQRVREINDEVPWLLNLRPSGEHTADLFWYAGGVPRLMWEIREYLHLEALTVTGRTLGEDLDRCRADGWSDGEAVLTEKYGIKAEDVIRHLHDPLAGKGSLAVLSGNLAPEGAVCKRSAVVPGMMKFEGRARVFDGQPDALEAALSGKIRPGDAVIVRYEGPRASGMPEMFYLTAALAADQELNESVALITDGRFSGATRGPCIGHVSPEAASGGPIAAIADGDLVSIDLAAGRLDVTTADAESRLPEETAQLLEKRLSLLKPWAPPARTGLLELYTRLAGPAHEGARMQVE; encoded by the coding sequence ATGCGCTGGGGTCCCGAGGTCGATCCGCTAAGGATCGGCTGTGGCTGGACACCGGAGGATCTGGAAAAGCCCTGGCTGCTTATAGAGAGCTCGGGGGGCGATTCACATCCTGGCAGCGTCCATCTGCCAGGGCTTGTGGATGAAGTCCTTAAAGGATCCCGGGCGGCAGGCCTGGCGGCAGGCCGCTATTTTTGTACTGACATATGCGACGGTATCGCCCAGGGAACGGAAGCTATGAGTTACTCGCTGGCCTCCCGCGAGCTGCTGGCGATGGCGGCGGAGATGCACTACAAAAGCGGACATTTCGATGGATGGGTGGCGGTCTCAGGTTGCGACAAGGCAATTCCAGCCCACCTTATTGCGGCAGCTCGCATCGGTGCGCCGGTGGTCTTCTTTCCAGGGGGCGTCATGCATACCGGCCCGGGTGATATCTCAGTAGACCGCATGGGTGAGCTTTATGCCCGGCTGAAGCGCGGCGAGATCAGCCAGGAAGAATACCGCTATCACAGCCTCACTGCAGCCCCCTGCGCCGGCGCCTGCAATTTTCTGGGAACTGCGGTGACCATGCAGATTATGACAGAAGCCCTGGGGCTCGCTTTACCCGGGACCGCCTGTTGCCCCACTACCGAAACCGGGCAGGCACAGATGGCGCAGGCTGCCGGCGCCGCGGCAGCTGAGATGATCCGCAAGGGTGTGTCGGCCAGGGATATCATCACAACTGAAGCCATAAGCAACGCTTTGAAAGTCCACGCAGCGGCTGGAGGATCCACCAACGCGATGCTTCATCTATCGGCCCTTGCCAGGGAGCTGGGCCTGTCCTTCCCATGGCAGCGGGTGCGTGAGATAAATGACGAAGTCCCATGGCTCCTGAATCTGAGACCATCGGGCGAGCACACAGCGGATCTGTTCTGGTATGCGGGCGGGGTGCCGCGGCTTATGTGGGAGATCCGCGAATACCTGCATCTCGAAGCTCTGACCGTGACAGGCAGGACCCTCGGGGAGGATCTCGACCGATGCCGTGCTGATGGATGGTCAGACGGCGAAGCTGTTCTGACTGAGAAATATGGGATAAAAGCGGAGGATGTTATCCGTCACCTCCACGATCCTCTGGCCGGAAAAGGCAGTCTGGCAGTACTTTCCGGGAATCTGGCCCCAGAAGGGGCGGTCTGCAAGCGGTCAGCCGTGGTTCCCGGGATGATGAAGTTCGAAGGACGCGCTCGTGTATTCGATGGTCAGCCCGACGCCCTCGAGGCTGCCCTATCCGGGAAGATAAGACCTGGCGATGCCGTGATCGTCCGCTATGAGGGGCCTCGTGCTTCCGGGATGCCCGAGATGTTCTATCTGACGGCGGCACTGGCCGCCGACCAGGAGCTCAATGAGAGCGTCGCCCTGATCACTGACGGCCGTTTTTCCGGCGCGACCAGGGGTCCCTGCATAGGCCATGTTTCACCGGAGGCTGCGTCCGGCGGCCCGATCGCTGCGATAGCCGACGGCGATCTAGTCAGCATCGATCTGGCCGCGGGAAGACTTGATGTCACTACTGCTGATGCCGAAAGCAGATTACCGGAGGAAACGGCACAGCTGCTGGAGAAAAGGTTATCCCTGCTTAAGCCGTGGGCACCGCCTGCTCGTACCGGGCTTCTGGAGCTTTATACGCGACTCGCTGGCCCGGCGCATGAGGGCGCCAGGATGCAGGTGGAATAG
- a CDS encoding amylo-alpha-1,6-glucosidase has protein sequence MNSPDVTNGQKIKIGDEYFQVLTEDSGRVLTQGEPFVIVDVKKEKLVVKEGELFLYSDIEGNVSREDTSGLGLYFQDTRFLSTYDMTLFGSSPVLLSSTADRGFMSQIELTNADFMCADGTVVPQETINIRRIRVVNGKLYELIRIKNYNHFPVDISLEFDFDADFADMFEVRGTKRTKYGTRLAPKVTEDSILLAYHGLDAILRKTDIRMETPPTSIEGTKAIFRFQLRPRERRVVKYSIEPILPTTVPPVATDFNKAIGDVRKSYESWFKGSSQIETDNELFTAVLRSSQRDIRMLETDTEMGYFLSAGVPWFVTPFGRDTIITCLQIMMLDAHPATATAHVFTQLQGKVVDPWRDEEPGKIFHEVRRGELANIRAIPHTPYFGSADSTALYLIMLSDIVKWTGDLETARGMTEAINRSLSWIDDYGDLDGDGFVEYETKSKRGLVNQGWKDSGNSVVHTDGSLAETPIALSEVQAYVYYAKRRMSELFALLGDRDRSEELAKQAEILKRKFNEAFWMPREGFFALALDKDKNQVKTITSNPAHGLWARIIDDDKAQQVADRLMQPDMFSGWGIRTMSKSSINYNPMSYHNGSVWPHDNAIIIRGLKKYGFNQEAARVASGLFDAALHYDYYRLPELFCGFTKRSISRPVSYPVACSPQAWAAGSIFMILQALLGIEADAPSNTLYVNSPVLPRWLNEVDVKGLRVGKAAISLKFRRDGDVTSFVVTEKVGSVRTIVTE, from the coding sequence ATGAATAGTCCCGACGTGACCAATGGCCAGAAGATCAAGATCGGCGACGAATATTTCCAGGTACTGACCGAAGACTCCGGCCGCGTCCTGACGCAGGGCGAGCCTTTTGTCATCGTCGATGTCAAGAAAGAGAAACTGGTCGTTAAAGAGGGCGAGCTGTTCCTCTATAGCGATATAGAAGGGAACGTCTCCCGGGAAGATACGTCCGGCCTTGGTCTCTATTTCCAGGACACCCGCTTCCTCAGCACCTATGACATGACCCTGTTCGGTTCCAGCCCCGTCCTTCTATCTTCAACGGCCGACCGCGGTTTCATGAGCCAGATCGAGCTTACCAACGCCGACTTCATGTGCGCTGACGGCACGGTAGTTCCGCAGGAGACCATCAACATCAGGCGCATCCGCGTGGTCAACGGCAAGCTTTATGAACTGATACGAATCAAGAATTACAATCATTTTCCAGTCGACATATCACTCGAGTTCGATTTCGATGCGGATTTCGCCGACATGTTCGAGGTTCGCGGCACCAAGCGGACAAAGTACGGAACCAGACTGGCGCCGAAGGTAACCGAAGACTCCATCCTGCTCGCCTACCATGGCCTCGATGCGATTTTGAGAAAGACAGACATCCGGATGGAGACACCGCCGACCTCTATCGAAGGCACCAAGGCGATCTTCCGCTTCCAGCTGCGCCCGAGAGAGCGGCGCGTAGTCAAATACAGCATCGAGCCGATCCTGCCTACGACCGTCCCCCCTGTCGCCACTGATTTCAATAAGGCCATCGGCGATGTCCGTAAGAGCTACGAATCCTGGTTCAAGGGCTCCAGCCAGATCGAGACTGATAACGAACTCTTCACCGCCGTGCTGCGTAGCAGTCAGCGCGACATCCGCATGCTGGAGACCGACACTGAGATGGGATATTTCCTGAGCGCGGGCGTGCCCTGGTTCGTGACCCCGTTCGGCCGGGATACGATCATCACCTGCCTGCAGATAATGATGCTGGATGCGCATCCCGCCACCGCGACCGCCCACGTCTTCACACAGCTCCAGGGCAAGGTTGTCGATCCTTGGCGGGACGAGGAGCCAGGCAAGATCTTCCACGAAGTGCGACGGGGAGAGCTGGCCAACATACGCGCGATCCCGCACACGCCATATTTCGGCAGCGCCGACTCAACTGCCCTCTACCTGATCATGCTCTCCGACATCGTCAAATGGACCGGTGACCTGGAGACCGCCCGAGGGATGACTGAAGCGATAAACAGGTCACTATCCTGGATCGATGACTATGGTGACCTCGACGGCGATGGATTCGTGGAATACGAGACAAAATCCAAGCGAGGCCTGGTGAACCAGGGGTGGAAAGACTCAGGAAACTCCGTGGTACACACTGACGGCAGCCTGGCGGAAACCCCGATCGCACTCTCTGAGGTCCAGGCATACGTCTATTATGCCAAGCGCCGCATGAGCGAACTCTTCGCCCTCCTTGGCGACCGTGACCGCTCAGAGGAACTGGCAAAACAAGCCGAGATTCTGAAGCGAAAGTTCAACGAAGCATTCTGGATGCCCCGGGAAGGCTTCTTCGCACTCGCTCTGGACAAGGACAAGAACCAGGTGAAGACGATAACCTCGAATCCGGCCCACGGACTCTGGGCGAGAATCATCGATGATGACAAAGCCCAGCAGGTTGCTGACCGCCTGATGCAGCCCGACATGTTTTCCGGCTGGGGCATCCGCACGATGAGCAAATCGTCGATCAACTACAATCCGATGAGCTACCATAACGGCAGCGTCTGGCCCCACGATAACGCAATTATCATCCGTGGCCTGAAGAAATACGGATTCAACCAGGAGGCCGCCCGCGTAGCCTCCGGACTGTTCGACGCCGCGCTGCACTACGATTACTATCGCCTACCGGAACTTTTCTGCGGCTTCACCAAGCGCTCGATCAGCCGTCCGGTGAGTTATCCTGTTGCCTGTAGCCCTCAGGCTTGGGCCGCCGGCAGCATATTCATGATCCTGCAGGCGCTACTCGGCATCGAAGCCGATGCCCCATCCAATACGCTATATGTCAACAGCCCGGTACTGCCCAGATGGCTGAATGAAGTGGACGTCAAGGGACTTCGCGTGGGTAAAGCTGCCATCTCACTCAAGTTCCGGCGTGACGGCGATGTCACTTCCTTCGTGGTCACCGAAAAAGTCGGATCAGTAAGAACCATAGTCACTGAATAG
- a CDS encoding dihydrodipicolinate synthase family protein, translated as MSGISGVAVATVTPFGPGGSRIHYGLIRGHLEMLAAAGVHGFVPVGTNGEFCSLTLEEKKRMLLSAGRAKGQLFMMAGVGSCSLPEVLELIDYAADAGADAVLIVPPFYFKDVEQAGIVEFYRHVLEGTDLPVFLYNIPVYSGVVITDGIIDALLGHANLAGIKDTGGDPERTRDLVKKYPQLKIFGGSDSLVGEVVEAGVAGVISGVANAFPDLLNDAWMARSSDDGLSAAAVRVNSARRALTRFPWIAATKYALRLKGLPEIHVRPPLVDLTDDQKVELEVQLAALELI; from the coding sequence ATGTCTGGAATTTCTGGCGTGGCAGTTGCAACGGTTACACCTTTCGGGCCCGGGGGTTCGAGGATACATTACGGTTTGATCAGAGGGCATCTGGAGATGCTGGCGGCCGCAGGCGTCCATGGTTTCGTGCCAGTGGGCACCAACGGCGAATTCTGCTCCCTGACCCTCGAAGAGAAAAAACGGATGCTGCTATCTGCGGGAAGGGCAAAAGGGCAGCTTTTCATGATGGCTGGTGTCGGATCGTGCAGCCTGCCGGAAGTCCTGGAGTTGATCGATTATGCGGCGGATGCCGGCGCGGATGCTGTCCTGATCGTGCCGCCATTCTATTTCAAAGATGTGGAGCAGGCTGGTATTGTCGAGTTCTATCGCCATGTACTCGAGGGAACCGATCTGCCGGTCTTCCTCTATAACATTCCTGTATATTCGGGCGTCGTCATCACTGACGGGATCATAGACGCGCTCCTCGGGCACGCGAATCTGGCGGGGATAAAAGACACTGGCGGCGATCCTGAGAGGACGAGGGATCTGGTAAAGAAGTATCCGCAACTGAAGATATTCGGCGGCAGCGATTCGCTTGTCGGTGAAGTTGTCGAGGCTGGAGTAGCCGGGGTGATATCCGGGGTCGCTAATGCGTTTCCTGATCTGTTGAACGACGCCTGGATGGCACGTAGTTCTGATGACGGGCTTTCTGCCGCAGCGGTCAGGGTGAACTCGGCAAGGAGGGCATTGACCAGGTTTCCCTGGATCGCGGCGACGAAGTACGCCTTGAGGCTGAAAGGCTTACCGGAGATCCACGTGCGGCCACCGCTTGTGGATCTGACAGACGATCAAAAGGTCGAACTGGAAGTCCAGCTCGCTGCACTCGAGCTGATATGA
- a CDS encoding cyclase family protein: MGKIIDISVSIYSGMPYYPGDPGAEVHPSRLISEGAVANLSELRLGSHTGTHIDAPNHFDEAGVTVDDLPLEVLVGSARVVDLTEAGPSISREHLERAGVMGVRRLLLKTGNSVLWSRSEFSKDYVSVAEDAAEYLVELGVVLLGIDYLSVEKFNSDTFRVHHTLLGAGVVLLEGIDLGSVAAGDYELVCLPLKIRGGDGAPARAILIEQ; the protein is encoded by the coding sequence ATGGGCAAGATCATAGATATCTCGGTTTCGATCTACAGCGGCATGCCGTACTATCCTGGAGATCCTGGTGCTGAGGTGCATCCCAGCCGTCTCATATCAGAAGGCGCTGTTGCCAATCTGTCCGAGCTGAGGCTTGGATCACACACCGGGACCCACATCGATGCTCCTAATCATTTTGATGAGGCCGGAGTGACGGTGGACGATCTACCGCTGGAGGTGCTCGTGGGCTCCGCGAGGGTGGTTGACCTCACTGAGGCCGGTCCCTCGATTTCGAGGGAGCATCTAGAAAGGGCAGGGGTAATGGGAGTGAGGCGCCTGCTTTTAAAGACCGGCAATTCAGTGCTCTGGTCCAGAAGCGAGTTCAGTAAAGACTATGTATCAGTCGCCGAGGATGCAGCCGAATACCTGGTTGAGCTTGGAGTTGTCCTGCTTGGCATCGACTATCTTTCAGTCGAGAAGTTCAACTCTGACACATTCAGGGTGCATCATACCTTGCTGGGAGCGGGCGTCGTGCTGCTTGAGGGAATCGATCTTGGCTCTGTGGCAGCCGGCGATTACGAACTGGTCTGTCTACCTCTCAAGATCAGGGGCGGCGATGGAGCTCCAGCCAGGGCAATACTGATCGAACAATAA
- a CDS encoding TrkA family potassium uptake protein, protein MNVLIVGMGRTGSYLGNALAEAGTHRVVAVELDESRAGEVVDERIRVLWADGCEPSVLEEAGVRNSDLVVATTGDDEDNLVISQLAKLHFGVDRVIARVNNPRNQWLYNKDWGVDVAVSPTDIITKIIEEEMSLGDLVTLLKLKGGRIALVEITLAAESKATGRLLSDLHLPHGSVIVAVMRGGEVIVPGGQTLLDEGDELLAVTSVEKEKELKEALQ, encoded by the coding sequence ATGAACGTCCTTATCGTAGGGATGGGCAGGACAGGTTCGTATCTCGGCAATGCGCTTGCAGAAGCAGGCACGCATCGGGTTGTTGCAGTCGAGTTGGATGAGAGCCGTGCGGGCGAAGTTGTCGATGAGAGGATCAGGGTGCTTTGGGCCGACGGTTGTGAGCCATCGGTGCTGGAAGAGGCGGGAGTCCGAAACTCCGACCTGGTTGTGGCCACGACTGGAGACGATGAAGACAACCTTGTCATCTCCCAGCTGGCCAAGCTTCATTTTGGAGTGGACAGGGTGATCGCGAGGGTCAACAATCCGCGCAACCAGTGGTTGTACAACAAGGATTGGGGCGTGGATGTCGCAGTCTCGCCAACAGATATCATCACCAAGATCATCGAAGAAGAGATGTCATTGGGGGATCTGGTGACACTGCTCAAGCTCAAAGGTGGAAGGATCGCCCTTGTAGAGATCACTCTTGCCGCTGAATCGAAGGCAACAGGCAGGCTGTTGAGCGATCTGCATCTTCCCCACGGGTCGGTGATCGTCGCCGTAATGCGCGGCGGCGAAGTCATAGTGCCTGGTGGCCAGACGCTGCTTGATGAAGGCGACGAACTTCTGGCAGTGACTTCGGTCGAAAAGGAAAAGGAACTCAAGGAAGCTTTGCAGTAG
- a CDS encoding TrkA family potassium uptake protein has product MKFIVLGCGRVGAQLAGNLSMEGHEVAIIDKNPKAFRRLGPSFKGKTVTGVGFDRDVLLEAGVELADGFASVTNGDNSNIISALIAKRVFQVPRVITRIYDPMRADIYKRFGIPTISSTVWGANELREHLLYNELKSELTFGSGEVELLEFEVPAQLVGHSVRELTVEGQAQVTCVVRLGQAMVSTGALVFEAGDLVYACVATNFLGRFRELVGY; this is encoded by the coding sequence ATGAAATTCATAGTTCTCGGATGCGGGCGGGTTGGGGCACAGCTCGCCGGCAACCTTTCAATGGAAGGCCACGAGGTTGCGATCATCGACAAGAATCCCAAGGCGTTTCGGCGTCTTGGTCCATCTTTCAAAGGCAAGACCGTGACCGGAGTTGGATTCGATAGGGATGTGCTACTGGAGGCCGGTGTCGAGCTTGCCGACGGCTTCGCCTCGGTGACAAACGGTGACAACAGCAACATCATCTCGGCTCTGATCGCCAAGCGGGTATTTCAGGTTCCAAGGGTCATCACCCGCATCTACGACCCGATGAGGGCCGACATATACAAGCGGTTCGGCATACCTACAATCTCATCGACTGTCTGGGGAGCAAACGAGCTGAGAGAGCACCTGCTCTATAACGAGCTGAAGAGCGAGCTGACTTTTGGCAGTGGTGAGGTGGAACTGCTTGAATTCGAAGTGCCGGCTCAGCTGGTCGGCCATTCAGTAAGAGAATTGACCGTTGAAGGTCAGGCGCAGGTTACCTGTGTGGTCAGGCTCGGGCAGGCGATGGTGTCTACCGGAGCATTGGTGTTTGAGGCCGGAGATCTGGTCTATGCCTGTGTGGCGACCAATTTCCTTGGCCGGTTCAGGGAGCTGGTCGGCTATTAG